The following proteins are co-located in the [Chlorobium] sp. 445 genome:
- a CDS encoding DNA starvation/stationary phase protection protein → MSTEVKIKHTSTEVLSALNLQLANTFVLAVKYKKFHWYVSGPFFKPLHELFDMHYNQLLEIVDTLAERSRAIGGYPVATMKEFIEIAEIDESQNLNYTPQEMVEILYEDTNAIIDSLHQHIQLATQHHDPGTADIFTTIVETYQKQSWYLAETKARKALA, encoded by the coding sequence ATGTCGACAGAAGTCAAAATCAAGCATACTTCCACAGAGGTGCTCTCTGCACTTAATCTTCAACTTGCCAATACGTTTGTGCTCGCAGTCAAGTACAAGAAGTTTCATTGGTATGTCTCCGGTCCGTTCTTCAAGCCCTTGCATGAGCTTTTTGATATGCATTACAATCAACTTCTTGAAATTGTTGATACACTGGCAGAGCGTTCGCGTGCGATTGGGGGCTACCCAGTTGCCACGATGAAAGAATTTATTGAGATAGCGGAAATTGATGAATCGCAGAATCTTAACTACACGCCGCAAGAAATGGTCGAAATTCTCTACGAAGATACCAATGCAATCATTGATTCTTTGCATCAGCACATTCAGCTTGCCACGCAGCATCATGACCCGGGCACAGCTGATATCTTCACCACCATTGTGGAAACCTACCAGAAACAGAGCTGGTATCTTGCAGAGACCAAAGCGCGCAAAGCCTTGGCTTAA